A window of Sorex araneus isolate mSorAra2 chromosome 3, mSorAra2.pri, whole genome shotgun sequence genomic DNA:
GGCCCCTAAACCCGGCTGACACCGCGGCCGGCAGGGACGGGTCCCCGGGGCCGGACTGGACCCAGGTGCTCGGACACGAAGCTGGTGCCCAGCGGGGCGCCTGCTCTGGTTCGCGGATCCTGGTGGTCGCGCCCCGGAGGGAGGGCGGCTCCGGCTCTGCAGCGGTGCGGAGCGGCGGGCCCGGAGAGGAGCCTGTCGGGGTCCGGGGGAGACTGTCGGGGTCCGGGGAGGAGCCTGTCGGGGTCCGGGGGAGACTGTCGGGGTCTGGGGGAGGAGCCTGTCGGGGTCCGGGGGAGACTGTCGGGGTCTGGGGGAGACTGTCGGGGTCCGGGGCGGGGGAGTCTGTCGGGGTCCGGGGAAGGAGCCTGTCGGGGTCCGGGGGAGACTGTCAGGGACGGGGGGAGGGGCCTGTCGGGGTTCGGAGGAGTCTATGAGGTCCCCAAGAGGAGTCTGTCGGGATCCGGGGAGGACTCTGTTGGGGTCCCCAAGAGGAGtctgccggggtctccgagaggagCCTGTTGGGGTCCCCCGGCAGGATTCTGTCGGGACCCGGGGATGAAGCCTGTCGGGGTCGGGGAGGAGCCTGTCGGGGTCCCGGAGAGGACTCTGTCGGGGTCCGGGGAGGAGCCTGTCGGGGTCTCGGGTAGGACTCTGTTGGGGTCGGGGATGAGCCTGCTGGGGTCCGGGGAGGACTCTGTCGGGTCCGGGGAGGACTCTGTCGGGGTCCGGGGTAGGACTCTGTCGGGGTCCGGGGAGGAGCCTGTCGGGGTCCAGGGAGGACTCTGTCGGGGTCCAGGGAGGGGCCTGTCGGGGTCCGGGGAGGACTCTGTCGGGGTCCAGGGAGGACTCTGTCGGGGTCCGGGGAGGAGCCTGTCGGGGTCCGGGGAGGAGCCTGTCGGGGTCCAGGGAGGACTCTGTCGGGGTCGGGGATGAGCCTGTCGGGGTCCGGGGAGGACTCTGTCGGGGTCGGGGATGAGCCTGTCGGGGTCCAGGGAGGACTCTGTCGGGGTCGGGGATGAGCCTGCCGGGGTCCGGGGAGGACTCTGTCGGGTCCGGGGAGGGGCCtgtccgggccgggccgggccgccgggGCGGGGCACGGGGCGGAGCCGGGGCGGGGCCGTTCCGGGCCACCCGCGCCGCGGTCCCGCTCGGCTCCTCCAGGCATGACCGGCCCGTCGCGCGCCGCGGCCAGCCGGGAGGGCGAGACCCCCGAGCGCTCCCCGCCCTGCAGTCCGAGCCACGACCTCACGGGCAAGGTGGGTGCGCGCGGAGCGCTTCGCCGGGGTCCACACCTCCCCGCGCCCGGGCGCCTTCTCCAGCGGCCAGCGCGTCGGTGGGCGCCGGGctcggggggggtgggggacagaggggagaccCCGGCCCTGCGCCCCAGCGACCCCGGGGGTCTGGgccggcgcggcggggcggggcgggcggtgaGATGGGTCGGGGCACGCCGCCAGCTGCCTGCTGCCACCCGCGGCCCAGATGCGTGCCCGGGGGCCGGGCCCCGGgtcggtggggagggggcggccccgcccccgccgcgccgggCTGGAAAACTGGGATGCCTGGAgagggcgccccctggcggcgggGCGCAGCTCTGCCCTTTTCCAGGCTGAAAGCGCCGCGGAGACGGGGCGTCCAGTTTCCAGGCTTTGGGGGTCCCCGCACCCCTCGACCCTGCCCCTTCTGTTTGCACCCCAGCAGCCACTGCCTGGCGCCTGCTTCCGCGGGGACGCTGCTAGCCGGAATGTAGGTTCACCTGGGCGTTTTTAGAACCTGAGAAAGATCCGCAGGCGGTTGCAAACTCGctcccccctcacacaccccGACCTTTCGAGCACTTCCGCCAGGCCCGGCGCCTTCCCTCTGCAGACCTGCCCTGAAAGGAGCTGGAAGGGGTGACTGTGTCCTCCATCTGTCCCTTGGGGCGCGCAGGTGCCAGGGGGAAGGAGGTGCCCCGCCTCCATGCAACGGCTTGtctttgatggggttgggggggggggtggtggcagcgatggcggggcgggggggggtgctgtCCTCTAGGAGACCTACTTGCATCCGGGAGCAGGGGTTCGCTCTGCACCCAGCTGGGGTCCCCGCCCCCATCCTGCAGGGGAAGCCGGCCTGCATGTCACCCGCCCCCAGCCGTTGAGATAGGCGTCCTGTGCGCTCAGACAGGAAATGGGGCCCCTGcgcctttgggggagggggcagggcggcTGGTGGGGCCTGCTTGGCCTCCCCGCTGACCGGGCGGCCGCTGTTTGCCTAGGAGGTGTCCCGCAGAGCAGCTGTTTGCGTTTGATGGCATCGCGCTGGAGGCAGCTGTGATCTGTAAAGTACACAGGCCTCCgcaccccaccctccttcccttggGGGGCTGGGCCGGCCCAGAGGACGGCCTGGCCTGTCCCCGCCCCCAACGGGTAGTCCACCTGTGCCATGCCCCAGACAACAGCATCTCTATGCAGAGAGCAACGTCGCTGACCACTGACCcacaccgcccccaccccagggccgtTCAGGAGGAGCCTAAGGGCCCCTGGGACTGGCTAGAGCGGTCGGGGTGTGGGCACAGGAGGAAGGACTGCACCCCTGTGGCGCTCTGGGAGTCCCAGGGGCCACAGCCACATGAGTGATCTAGAAAAGTCTCCACCAAGTAGGGGCTTGGAGCCGTAGcaccgtggggagggcgtttgcctggcacacggctgacccaggttcgatccccggcatcccatacagtcccccacgcaccgccaggactaactcctgggtgcagagccaagagtgagccttgcacatcacggggtgtggcccagaagagaagcaaacaaaaataaatgaataaataaataaaccccacTCCCAGGCTGGCCCAGAGGCAAAAGGGCTTCACAGGCAGGTCTCCCAAGGCCGATCCCCGGCATGGCAGAatctcccgagcactgagccaggagcagcccctcagTGTCCCtataggtgtgcccccccaaattaaaaagaaatgattccccttctttttttttctttttgggtcacacctggcaatgcacaggggttactcccggctctgcactcaggaatcacccctggcggtgctcaggggaccctatgggatgctgggaatcgaacccgggttggctgcgtgcaaggcaaacgccgtccccgctgtgctatcgctccagcccccgaaatgaCCCCCCTTCTTGCCTAGCCACCATAGAGACCAAGTCACAGAGGACCGAGGGCCCTCCCCAAATGCCTTCCTCCCCAGTGGCCGCCCCCACGCGCCTCAGCCCTCCCTCCCAAGGTCAGGCTCTGCCCGAACAGCTCTGCCCCCGTGTCTAGCCAGTCAGCTGGGGACACGGCAGCATTAGGGCCACACCTCTGCCCCGGTGAGCAGAACTGGCCAGAGGAGGGGGGCACGCCCGTGTAccctccctgcccagggctcCGGCCCTCTGCGGAGACCCAGTCTAAGCACCCCTGTCCCTCCCCGCCGGCCCTAGCCCGGGCGGCTCCTCTGTGAACAGAAAGTGTCCTTGCAGAGGGACAGAAAGGGCTGGAAAGGGCTTTGCGTGCGGGAAACCCAGGTTTcgcccccggcaccaccaggaatgatcccccagcactgagcactgcgcCAGGAGTCACCCGGAATGCTGCTGGatgggagaggggtggagagagagcacagcagggagggtgcttgtctgcACGTGGCGGCAgcccagagggtccccgagcactatcagtcctgatccctgagcacagagccgggagtaagccccgagcactgcccgctGCGGCTCAACAAAGACAAGCAGGAAACTTACATGTAAAATTTCGAGAGTTCTCGCTCActttgcctctccctctctctcacaaacacagTCTTAGGCTATGCCTCTGAAACTGACACGTGAaagttctcttcctctctccctccctccctctctcccaccctctctctccctccctctctctctccctccctccctctccctcactctctctctccctccctccctctctctccctccccctctctctccctccccctctctctccctccccctctctctccctccctctctctctccctccctccctctccctcactctctctctccctccctccctctctctccctccctctctccctccctccctctctctccctccctcttcctccctctctctccctccctccctctctccctctctctccctccctctctctctctccctctctccctctctctctctccctctccctctctctctctccctccctctctctcactccctctctctccctccctccctccctccctccttccctccctccctctctctctctctctctctctcacacacacacacacacacacacacacacacacacactctttagACTCTGCCTTTGCAAAGGTCAgtctcctgccccagcccagaTCCCAGGATGCCGCCTGCTTTTCTTTCcagcccacccccaaccccaacccccctcGCCCTGCCCCCATGTGCTCCTGCCTGGAATGCAgggcaggggcggtggggggggcgcaGGGACTTGGCAGGGTCCATCCTCCAGACCACAAAAATTCAGtgactctggggccagagagcatcCGGGGACACGTGGTGGGTGCTGAGGTCTCAGCGGGGCTTCCCGGGGGTCTACGAGGAGAGGTGCAAGTTCAGCCTGAGGTCGAGGAGGGGCGGGGTgcatcccccaccccgcaccaTCAGCTCCTTTCCTGCAAACCCCCCCTCCCGGGCGCCCCCAAACCGCCCATTAACTGCCTCTGCACCCAACTCTAGGTGATGCTTCTGGGAGACTCGGGCGTCGGCAAAACCTGTTTCCTGATCCAATTCAAAGACGGGGCCTTCCTGTCTGGGACGTTCCTGGCCACGGTCGGCATAGACTTCAGGGTGAGGGGGTGCAGGCTCCTCCCCCGCCCGGGCGCCCCAGGGTGCTGGGCTTCGTGGCGGTGGCCCTCCGGACTGGAGGAGTCTGGGCAAGGGTCCCCACCTCGGCGGCCGGACAAAGGGGACACGGATTTCCTGGGGCCCGCActgccagccctgcccactgtctccCCTGGGGgtcgtccccctcccccccccccccccccccgtcttccCAGAGCCCCAGGAGGGGCCTTGTGAGGAGTGAGCCGCTGGCCACTTCGCTGGACCTCGTGCACATCAGGGGGTGCTGAGCACAGCCCCCCATGgggccaggagggcagggccTGCCCCTGGGGGGCTTCTGTCCCCAGGAGAGGGGGTCTCTAGAGGGTAGACGACACAGGAGGCCCATCCTGAGAGGCCCCGGGGGCAGGGGCGCAGACAGGGTCAAGCtatgggagaggagggggaggggagggggccaggcccCCCCAGTGCCCAGCCCAGTGCCCAGCCATGCACCACCTGGGGAGCCCCAGGGAGAGCCCGCCGTGCCTGTAGCCTGGCAGGAAGAGCGGTCCCGCtggggggatctggatggagacACGGGGTCACCGCACCCCCCGCCTGACTCCGGGCCAGAAGGCAGAGCTGGCGGCCCACAGCAGGCGCCCTCTCCTCTCTTGCAGAACAAGGTGGTGACGGTGGACGGAGTGAGGGTGAAGCTGCAGGTGAGGTGACGGGAGGGGACGAGAGGCCCCTCTTTCACACACCCCCGAACCCCAACCACCGGGCTGCGGCTGGGCCCTCAGCTGGGGGGGTCGTTTCCTGTGGGCCCCAGAGGAAATGgggctttgtttgtttgatgtCTGCAGAGAAACAGTTCCCAGACACCACTGTCCTCTCCACGGCACTTCAGAGACAGCTCTCGGGGCTGCCTCGGGCCCCTCCCCAGTTTCCCCAGGCCTCGGGGGCTCCAGAGGCCAGAGCAAAGGAGCTGGAACTCTCCAgaaaggagatagtacagcgcggagggcgtttgccttgcacacggctcacctgggtctgatcccagcatcccacatgaccccaagcgccaccaggagtgacccctgagtgcagagccaggaggaacccctgagcatcgccgcaagtggcccccaaacaaaaataagaaagcagCAGCCCCTTCCCCAGAAGCCTGTGGGAATGGGAGAAAGGAAACGGTTCTGCCTTCCCACTCAGCTCTCAGCCCAGCACCCCTCCTCCTTCTCACCCTCTGTCTGTCCCCCGCCTAGATCTGGGACACGGCGGGGCAGGAAAGGTTCCGCAGCGTCACCCACGCATACTACCGAGATGCCCAGGGTAAGCAGCTCGTGGACCCCGAggccccccgggacccccgtcACACCCCCGGTGCGTCCCCGAGCCCCTTCTGTGGTCTCTCTCCCCCGCAGCCCTGCTCCTGCTGTACGACATCACCAACAGGTCTTCCTTCGACAACATCAGGGTAGGTGGTCCCTTGAttgattgctcctggcaggggggaggagggagggcgctGGAGCCCTGCTGACGTCTGCAGAACACCTAAGCCGTGACTCAGGAGTAATAAACCAGCGTGCAGGCAGAGCAAGGAGCTGCCGTGTCCACACCACCCGCTCCCGGCTGTGATTCATGCCCGAGTGCATTTCATAACAAAGAGTTCAGAAAGTTCTCGGCCCCGCCCTGCACAATTATGGGgagagcccagagagagagagagaaggctctAGAATCCAGCCCCACTTGTGAGAAAGGCACCCAGAGCCAGCGGCTCCATCTTGCCATCAGGGTGCAGAGGTGAGGATGAGGACGGCCACGTGCTGGCCCGGCCGGCACTGAGGAGGTCTCCCGCGCTCTGTGACCTCCGGTTGGGAGCAACAAACTGGGGGAACGAGATGTTACTAGACAGCTGGGAACCCCCTGGCCTCACCCACATGCCCAGGGCAGACATCGCCAATCAATCACAGAGCTTTCGATGACCTCACCTTTATGTGGCAGTGGCATGCTCCAGAAACTCCCTACTGGCCATAGACCTGAGATCTCCCTGCGTGGGGGCtcacggggcgggcggggggggacCAGGGAGTCCAGAACAGAACAGCGATGCAGAGGGGAGCCTGGGATCACCCAATGGAAGAGAAGGCGGCAGGGTGAGGGCAGGAGCATGGCCCGGCTCAGCTGCCTCTCCCACAGGCCTGGCTCACGGAGATTCACGAGTATGCCCAGAGGGATGTGGTGATCATGTTGCTAGGTAACAAGGTGAGTGACGGGGCTCCCTCCCTTGGCACCTTGTCCTGGGCTTACCCTGAGCTCCACCCATCTTGGCCTCTGCTCGACCTGGCCACCCCACAATGCTTGCTGCTTGTCCTTCCGACCAAAGGCTCTTTCCAAGCTCCCGGTCAAGGTCACATCTCCCTGCGGGCTTCAGCCCTGTCATCTGTGCAAatgcccagcccaccccaccccccaggaaggTTAATGGATTCCCAGTTGTTTGACCTCGGTTAGGTGGGAGTGATTGGGGCAAGGATACGGAGCTTTGATTCAAAATCGCTCGTCCCAGTGATGGCTCCTCCTCCGAGGCTGGTTCCCCACGCCTTGGCCGAGGAAAGTTAACCCACCTCCTCCCACAGCCGGCTGGGAACCGGGTAGTTTTCACCCCCCAGCAGTAACGCCAAGCCGGGAGTGCCGCCTGCAATCCCTCAGGCCGCCAGCAGAGGGCGGGCGGGGCTGTTCCCGGGGCAGAAGATGGGGAAGGGGCTTCCCTCCCCCGTGACCCTCCTGGGCTTGACAGGCGGATGTGAGCGGTGAGAGAGTGATCCGTTCCGAGGACGGCGAGACCCTGGCCAGGGTGAGTGGCagcccgggcgcggggcgggggcgggggcggggcgggggcggggcaggcagcCCCAAAGACGGTCTCTCCGGCAGGAGTACGGCGTCCCCTTCATGGAGACCAGCGCCAAGACAGGCATGAATGTGGAGCTGGCGTTTCTGGCCATCGCCAAGTGAGAAGCTGAGCGGGGCAGGGTGGGACCAGCTGCCAGTGCCCAAGAGCACGGTGCATCCTCAggaatgggggcgggggtgctcggCCCCTCCAGCTCTGCTCAGCCCTTTGTTTATTCTCGAAGGGAGCTGAAGTACCGAGCCCGCCGGGACGCCCAGGCCTACGAACCCAGCTTCCAGATCCGAGACTATGTAGAAGCCCAGAGAAAGCGACCCAGCTGCTGCTCCTTCGCGTGATCCCCTGACCTGGGCGGGGAGGGAGTTGGGGAGCCCAGGGTCCAGCATctcccccagccctctgccctaATTCCTAGAGCTTCCGTGCGTCCCCagaaaggataaaatatttatatgagaCATAATtcaatatcaataataataataataataataatagtaataataataataataagcatcgGGAAAACCAAAAGTATCCCGTAGGGTACCTGGTGGGCCTTTTGCCTTCTAGGAGCGAGGGTGGTGTTGCAGCTGTTCAGCACCAGGGGGCGCTGGTGCaccggcccggggcgggggtcggaggaggcagctggggaaAGGCGGGGTTCACTCCAGCCTTGGAGAACCCGCCGGTCGGAGAAGCCCCCTGCAGTGTGGGAGCTGGATCTACCCGGCTCGGGGAAGAGAAGAGGCTGGGAATGTGGAGGTGGGGCCGGGACCCAGCCCTTCCGACGGGGACAGAGTCGCAATCCATCTGCTGACTGGCTCCCGCCGGCCTTCCTggcccccctggggaggggtcgaCCCTCCTTCCCGCTAGCATCAAAGCACCTTAGGGCTTGGAGACATTCGGCTCCTGTTTCCTGGTGGACCTCAGGTCCCCGGGGAGCCCCTCCTCCCCGAGCCCTGCTCTCCTGTACCTTTCTGCCAGTGTCCCTTGACACTAAGGTCACACGGCCAGTtctcctgtccctccccaggtaTGCAAGCCCGCGGGCTACTTCAGGGAGCTCGCGTGCctccccggggcggggagggagatagagaaacCCCTGTCCCGCAGACCAGAGCAGGCAGGGGCCACCGAGAAGGTTGTGCGCCTTTatctgcaggggaggggtgggcgggAGTGTGTGACCCGCAAGTCTGCGTGCAGAAGAGAGGCGCGTTTATGTCGGGACAAGGTCACCTGATCCCCAAGCCCTGACCCCAGCTCTGGGAGACAGACAAGAGCCGGCAGGACTGGACGCCCGGTCTCCCTGCtggatggggagagggggggaggggaggggaggggaggagaaagatccTCACGCACCCCTGGGAGGCGCCTGCATTTGCTCTTGGGGCAGAACCCCTGCCCTGGGCCGGCCGCAGCTCCCACCAGCGCCCAGTGGAAGCTCTGGCGGGCGCGACCTGGCCGAGCCtgaccttgccaggttctctgaaggggaggcaggggggtggggggtggggggaggggacgttGCTGGCTGGTCACCGGCGACCCAATCTCTATGGCTGCTCTGGGCctcttgcttttgtgttttgccGAATTAAATCGCAGTATTTTGGAAAGTATGCCCTGTCCACGGCTTCTTTGAGGGGTGAGCGAGTGGAGAAGGTGGGGGTCGGTTTAGGAGGGAGGGAATTGTCATTGACTGCCCAATTCATCCGTTCCTCAGCAGTCAGTGTCCCCAGCCAGCCACCCCACCCTTCAGACTGTCCCACATGCCGCCTTTGGAGCACCCACCTGTCTTGGACAAGGGGAGCTGAACGGAGGCTGAGCTGAAGCCCTGATGAATTTTTTCTCTAGTGCAAAGGACcagaggttgggggctggagccatagcacagcgggtagggcgtttgccttgcacccggctgacccgggttcgattcccagcatcccatatggtcccctgagtaccgccaggagtcattcctgagtgcagagccaggagaaacccctgtgcatggccaggtgtgacccaaaaagaaaaaaggaaaaaaaaagaaaaggaccagAGGCTCTTTTGGACTGAATGCAGCATTGGGGTACCTGTATcttctgcctccccccacccgctgGCACCCACTAGTGGCACCCTGACCTCAGAGGGCAGCCTTGGGGAGCCCCCACACTGGCAGCGACATGCAACCCAGGCACCCCATGAGGGAACCCAGACCCTGGGAAACCTCCTTATGGAAACACCTCTGTTGGGTGCAAGGTGGAACGACCCCACCAGGACGTTAACTCTGGGAACCTGCACGGCCCCCATGAGTACCGCAAAGGGTGCCCCCTCCCCGGAAAAAAACTGGGGtcctgaactggagtgatagctagATAGGCTGAGCTCAGGATCCTGGGACGCCAGAAGATTCAGGCCTGGGAACAACACGGACCCCAAGCACGCGGGGAGCagccgctgagcacagagccgggagtagccctggAACTGccgcagggtgtggtccaaagaaacAGCCAAGAGTTCTTGACGTCTGGGCCGGTTCGCCTCGTTTTCAGCCGCAGGTGGGAAAAATCTGGAGGGAGTGTGCGGGAAACCAGGAGAAAGACAAGACGGACAGTCCGTCCAGCCCGTCCAGCCCGGGAagctcgccccgccccccgccccgactcGGGCCACTTGGTAACAAACACTTCCACTTCCTGAGCTCTTTCTTCTCCCGCCGCGGGGCGCCCGGCCCAGCGCGGGGCTCCGCCCCTGAGCGCTCCCATTGGTCCGGGTGGTTCACCCGGCCCGAGCGG
This region includes:
- the RAB37 gene encoding ras-related protein Rab-37 isoform X1 is translated as MDLQRLDSYQGGAGPDHVLHKTILVGDSGVGKTSLLVQFDQGKFLPGSFSATVGISFTVMLLGDSGVGKTCFLIQFKDGAFLSGTFLATVGIDFRNKVVTVDGVRVKLQIWDTAGQERFRSVTHAYYRDAQALLLLYDITNRSSFDNIRAWLTEIHEYAQRDVVIMLLGNKADVSGERVIRSEDGETLAREYGVPFMETSAKTGMNVELAFLAIAKELKYRARRDAQAYEPSFQIRDYVEAQRKRPSCCSFA
- the RAB37 gene encoding ras-related protein Rab-37 isoform X5, with the translated sequence MTGPSRAAASREGETPERSPPCSPSHDLTGKNKVVTVDGVRVKLQIWDTAGQERFRSVTHAYYRDAQALLLLYDITNRSSFDNIRAWLTEIHEYAQRDVVIMLLGNKADVSGERVIRSEDGETLAREYGVPFMETSAKTGMNVELAFLAIAKELKYRARRDAQAYEPSFQIRDYVEAQRKRPSCCSFA
- the RAB37 gene encoding ras-related protein Rab-37 isoform X2, with translation MDLQRLDSYQGGAGPDHVLHKTILVGDSGVGKTSLLVQFDQGKFLPGSFSATVGISFTVMLLGDSGVGKTCFLIQFKDGAFLSGTFLATVGIDFRNKVVTVDGVRVKLQIWDTAGQERFRSVTHAYYRDAQALLLLYDITNRSSFDNIRAWLTEIHEYAQRDVVIMLLGNKADVSGERVIRSEDGETLARGAEVPSPPGRPGLRTQLPDPRLCRSPEKATQLLLLRVIP
- the RAB37 gene encoding ras-related protein Rab-37 isoform X3; the protein is MTGPSRAAASREGETPERSPPCSPSHDLTGKVMLLGDSGVGKTCFLIQFKDGAFLSGTFLATVGIDFRNKVVTVDGVRVKLQIWDTAGQERFRSVTHAYYRDAQALLLLYDITNRSSFDNIRAWLTEIHEYAQRDVVIMLLGNKADVSGERVIRSEDGETLAREYGVPFMETSAKTGMNVELAFLAIAKELKYRARRDAQAYEPSFQIRDYVEAQRKRPSCCSFA
- the RAB37 gene encoding ras-related protein Rab-37 isoform X4, which gives rise to MDLQRLDSYQGGAGPDHVLHKTILVGDSGVGKTSLLVQFDQGKFLPGSFSATVGISFTNKVVTVDGVRVKLQIWDTAGQERFRSVTHAYYRDAQALLLLYDITNRSSFDNIRAWLTEIHEYAQRDVVIMLLGNKADVSGERVIRSEDGETLAREYGVPFMETSAKTGMNVELAFLAIAKELKYRARRDAQAYEPSFQIRDYVEAQRKRPSCCSFA